Genomic DNA from Mobula birostris isolate sMobBir1 chromosome 21, sMobBir1.hap1, whole genome shotgun sequence:
tcaacactagtctccttcaaggtccgagggaacaccctgtcaggtcctggggatttatccactttaattttcctcaagacagcaaggacctcctccttttcgatctgtacagtttccatgatctcactacttgtttcccttaattccatagacttcatgccagtttccttagtaaatacagacgcaaaaaaccaatttaagatctcccccatttcctttggttctgcacatagccaaccactctgatcttcaagaggaccaattttatcccttacaatccttttgctcctaatatacctgtaaaagctctttggattatccttcactttgactgccaaggcaatctcatgtcttcttttagccctcctgatctctttcttaagtattttcttgcacttcttatactcctcaagcactttatttactccctgcttcctatacatgtcatacaactccctcttcttctttatcagagttgtaatatcccttgagaaccaaggttccttattcctattcactttacctttaatcctgacaggaacatacaaattctgcgctctcaaaatttctcctttgaaggcttcccacctaccgatcacatctttgccagagaacaacctgtcccaatccacgctcatagagggatcagaagtggagagagtggacagtttcaagttcctgggagtcaagatctctgaggacctatcctggtcccaacagttataaagaagacaaaacAGTGACTGTACTTCATCTGGGGTTTGAagataaatacactcaaaagcttgtACAGAtataccgtagagagcattctgacaggctgcatcactgtctggtatgggaagggggctactgcacagaaccgaaagaagctgctgagggttgtatatttagtcggctccatcttgggtactagcctacaaagtacccaggacatcttcaaggcgcGGTGTCTcataaaggcagtgtccattattgagAACCACCagcgcccagggcatgcccttttctctttGTTACCAGCAGGCAGGAGGaacgaagcctgaaggcacacactcagcgattcaagaacagcttcctcccctctgccatccaattcctaaatggatattgaaccctcgaacactacatcacttttaaaatatatattatttctgtttttgtacgatttttaatctactgaatatatgtatactgtaattaatttattatttttgttttccttctctattatgtactgcattgaactgctgctgctaagttaacacatttcacgacacatgccggtgataataaacctgattctgattctgagctttgggtctcacatcaccaggttcaggaatagttatgaccctacaaccatcaggctcctgaaccagcgtggataacttcactcatcacagatttgctttcaaggactctataactcaggttttcagaattatttatgttttacttgcacaatttatcttttttgcacactggttgtttgtctttgtgtaTGAATTTCATAaatactattgtatttctttattttcctgtaaatgcctgccagAAAATGGATTATAAGGTAGCTTATGTAAACATAcatgttctctgataataaatttactttgacttttgccTTGACTTTGCGTCTATCAGAAGGTCAGATGTGTGGATGTTCACTGATCAAAGTACAATGCTCAATCCCATTTACAACTGCTCGGTAAATGAAGGGAGAAAATGTAGCAGGCTTAGAGAGAGAACAGAAAAGACCGACTAAAATGAATCCTTGAATTTTTTTAGTTAGGTGAATCTTTGTGGTTAGATGAATAGATCCAGGCCCCACCCCACCGCATTGATTTGGCTGAGCACAGTACTTGGAGATTTAAGCGCcatgctgaattggaaaggtcagttACAGGCCGAATCGAGGTGGCGAGGTCTGGGGACCTGAGCATATCGAGGCAATtgaacctgatgtttggacattgatttaagtgctgggctaGATTGAAagggtcagggtgtcggggcccgAGGCGAGCGACAGAccggttcagctcactgctccacgaGGTTTGCTCGGCTCAGCGCtgaacttcagttcagaacactatttgTTTGCGCTTTTTTCCTCTGCAtattgggtgcttgatggtctttttttaaaagtaTGGGTTCTTTTATTTTTTAAGGGTTCCTTTTCACGGGCAtgatttttgcacattgggtgcacAACGGTCTTTTTTTATATGGGTTCCTTTGGGTTTCcttgttttgcggctgcctgttaggagacgaatcgcaaggttgtataatgtatacatatttcaataatgaacatactttgaactttgactagaTTATAGAAGCTTCGGGCTATTCCCTACAGAACAGGGAAGGTCAcaggaagatctgatagagatagAAGGTCTTGGAGGGTATGGACAGAGTAGGTAGAAAAACCGTTCCCACTGATAGAGGGGTTAAGAACTAGGGGGCACGGAATGAAGATCATTGACCACTAAAAACAAAAGTAACAAGTGGAAAATCttatttatgcagagagtggattGCACGGCCAAGATTAATAGAGGGGCAAATTCAACTGTTGCTTTGAGAGGGGACCCAGAAAGAAAAGAATTGCCCTGCTCTTGGGAGAGGCTGTGAGAGGGGGTTCACTGGAATACTCCAATATACAGCCAGTACAGACTGAATGGGCAAAACTGACTTAATTCTTGCTGCAACAATTCTTTGTGATTCTGAAAACTGGGAGATCTCAGTTAAGAGCTTCTCAACCTTGCATGCAATCAGAAAAATCCAGTTTCAAGACTTGTTTAAATGATTGGTCTCGTTTTTTTTAAGGAAAGCATTTATTTTCAATTGCTTTAGCAGTATGTTCATACCAACACTTCTTAAAAGTAGTAACCCATAATAAGTAGTAACTGTAGTTTTTTCCCCACTAAAACAAATAAGTCTCAAGTAGAAATGATTAAAAGGCCACGTGTAAAAGAGTTGATTAATAAAAGCTGTGTAATACAGAACTGATTCCCAGTGCAGACAGCTTAATACACAGACCGGGCAAGAGGTTCATCTCATACTTTGTGTTCATTGGCTGGAGAGTGTGTCTGTCAATCAAACGTTCATTACTGGTGTGAGCTGTAGCAGAGGATGCTGAGACAAAACCCCGCTTCGCCCACTGTTGCTGAGGGTCCCGAAATTCAGCATCAGGCTCTGCCTCTTCAGGTTGCTGAGGACAATGGAATTGTTTGATGCCAAACTCACCCTGGTCCTGGAAAAGAAATTCCAGTTAAAGAGTTATCATTTCTATAGTCTGCAACTTAAGAAATATCATGAGGTGATGCAAGGAAGGCAGTCAGTTTATACCATCTGATGATTGGTTCAATCTTCTGCTCATTACTGTGGCTCTGTAAAGCATTACCTTTTTGGTGTTTATTCAGTTCCACAAAGGTTAGCATTGAATCCATTTATATACCTCCCTTCTAAGCCCTATACATTCTCTCAAAATGCATCAGTTTACAATATTTCAATGATAGATACTTGCTACTGTTCCCCTTCCTTGTTTACCAGATTCCCGAGTTTTCAGTTTTTACATAATAAAATCCTGCACCATGCACAGAAAACATTTgtgacaccctgggaaaggtttcactgctagtgTAATGTTTccctgtagcagcagtgtttgggttatggttagagataacagaggctttggaatgtgcgctgtccaatgaggggagtgttTTCTTTTTTGTGTGCTTGAGAGCGTGTGATTCGCGGGCTTTTGTTCGGTGGAAGATAgaaagaggagatgtcagatCAGAGAGGTCATAGGCTGCAAGACGGAGTGGATTTGGAATGGGGTTGGGAGTCGACGACACCTGGGGGGGGGGATTGATGGAGAACTAGCTGATGggaaaaccatgagctccaacatgACTGTTTCTTTAAAATGGgctcttttttctttttgttttctttactaaccctatacagtcggccctccttatccgcaagggattggttccgggaccccttgCGGATACCAAAAatcgcggatgctcaagtcccttactcAACCTGTCTAAATGCagtggaccttatttaacctgtctcagtgtggtggacattaggacccagcagcggagctctgaatccgcagtgtttctgttcacgaaaataaacACGATcgcgatttaaaataaagtggaaataataaagcgatctgaaagaggtgaaatgccatcggtcattggaaaagcgttaggctacagttggTCAACTATCAGAACAATTtaaaaggataaagtgagaaaagccctgccctgattaaagctacaattattactaagcaacgcaatgttttaattattgggttttggggttttgggtttttgatcctccacatcaacccagCAGGGATGATCTCGctcgggagcggtctgtcactaGATCGAACTGGGGAACGATCTGTCACTGGATTGAACTTGGGAATTTCCGTTCCCGAGCCCCGCACTGAAACatatgtttcttaagtgttttatatacATAGAAAGGTAAACTATATACTATacactaagacaaacgtttgactaactgacactaaatcataccggatgtacctgttccgacttacttagtgAGAGAACTTCCAGCTCTTTTtcgatcccgatccacgataacctacgcacatcctcccatatactttaaatcatctctagattacttatcatacctaatacaatgtacatgctatgtaaaatagttgcaatactgcattgtttagggaataataacaagaaaaaaaagtctgtacatgttcgaacaacaagtgctgcaagagcacttccgggttttctcgatttgcggttggttgaattcgcgcatgagGAACTCgaggataaggagggccgactgtagtcaaattaagaattataaagctcaattgtttaattgcatatggtgtaccgtctgatatttcgtggtactgatttgtaacagggtaacacatcacgcagcttccacacaaatgagatttcacaAGTTTGGTGGGGCCGGAGACTGTCTTCCCCTGGACTAACGCTGCCGGTCAAACATGAGGGTCACACGTTAATATATCAGAAAAGGCCAAGACTATAACACTGATCTGGATGGTGACAGAACAGTATTTTACTTCTTGAGAAAACTATTGTCTGCTCTCTCTGGCTGAATTATGTAACTACCCAGTCAATAACTTATTAACCCAATTACCAATTTTGCTAATAAATCTGTTCAGACACCATCTTGAATCTAAAATAAACATGAGTTGCTCTGCTCTTAATTAAAATAAATACCAATTGTAGTGCAATTCATGTTTATTTTAGTCCTCGCTTCCAAGGACTCATTGTCCATCTTTGCCCCTAACGAGATGAACTGTATTAGTTCgtccctttgttttttttttgctaaatTATGAATTTTGCCTGACCATTTTAATGCTTTATTTTGGTTTATCTTCTGATAATCCAGGCAGGTTCTGCCCTTCTCTCGTCAGATCATCTGTACCAAATCCATTACATTTTTGAAGAAATTCCTGTTTAATATTTTACCTGCTAGTCTTTGACTCCAGGAACTATGGTTCAGAACTCCTTTCGGCTCAAGGTTTCCTCCACACAATGACATTGAACTTGCATATATATATAGCACTTTTCCTAACATCAGGATGTCCTAAACTACTTTCCAGCCAGTGAAGAATTTTGGAAGTGCAGTCACTATGGTAATATTGAAAAGCAGCCACTCTAAACCTAAAGATCCCCCAATTACCATTTCCCAAATGCTCTGCCTCTGACACATCCCACAACATTTCGTACCGGATCTGGATCTTGCACCATTTGGGCAGGAAACACACTGGCCACAAGGGTTCTGTGGCACACTTCAATAATTCCACCCACTCTTCAATCCATACACATCTCTTATTCCATTACAGTAACTTAATGTCCCCAATTTTATTAAAGACCTTGCATCTTTCTGCAGCTGGATTGCGGCATTTCTCCTCTATCTTCTCCCTCCTACTTGATCGCCTGTGCTGGACTGTATATCTAAAGAATTTTAGCAGCTTGACTTCCTATTTCATTTCATTCTGTGAGTACAAAGACAAACCACCTTGAGTTTTGGACGTACTCACGACTCATACTTGGTGCCTGGTGGCCTGAGATTGGCTGTTAGTGAGTCGGGCAGTAAATCCATAGCCCAGGGGTAATCCAGTCTCCCAGGCAAGATCGCGCTTCACACTAATAGCCACCACTTTAGAGAGCAGCAGGCAACACCAATTTGAGACAATCAAATCCATATCTTTAAATTCTCAGTAATTATTTGGCCAATGTAAACATTTTGATGTGTTCAATTAAATGTTTCAATGTCTCAAATAAAATGTAATTTTAAACACACAACATGAAAACTCTTTGGCACCACTGGGATTCCTCCCCCAGCCCTGGATAGAGTTTCCAAGCAGAGTCCCTGACAAGCAGCTTAGAGCTAAATCGATCTCTCCATCTCCGACCCTGGTAAGACCTTTCTGAACCTGACTTGACCCTTCAACCCCAAGCCCAGTGAGAAGTTCTAGGGTACTGACCGAGGTGAATCGATGCCACTGTCGCCGGTAATGCTTTTATTCTCCAGCATCTCCAGGTGACTGTGCTCCTCTTGACTTGTCTGTGATAATGCAACGTTGTGTGAATGGGGAACAAACTCCACCTCGGGGTCCACGGCCGTCAGCTGGGTTTTTATCCCTCGGTGCACTGCCCAGAGCTTGTGGCCATCTGGGTTTCCATCACCTTCACGGGGAGGGTTAGGGAGCGTCTCTGGTTCAGAGTCAGCACCTGCCGCGTCACAGTAATTAAACACACTGCTTGTCAGGCCTCTGTGCCCGCCCGGATGCTCTGCTTCCTCCAGGTGGTCATACCCCAGCTGTGACGTTAACCGATGGTTGTGCATTTGTGCATAGGGCTCATTCTCAGACCAGGGCTTGGATGGTCCGAGGCTTCCATTACTCCCTTCCAGCCAGCCCGTTGGTTGCTGCGTGCAAAACTTAGAGTTTGCAGTTTGCGGTTCGTCCAGCAGGATCCTGGTCAGAGCCCAGTCCTCATTGGACAGCCCGGCTGATGAACCTTCCAGGTCAGGCTGCTGCCAGTCTGTTTGACTAACAAAGCTGAGGGCAAGGGGAGGGCTGGACAGCTGTGTGATTTCGTCATCATCGTCATTGAGGTAAAGTGAACTGCAGGCATCATCTTCATCCAGCTCTCCCTGGTACAGAGTCTCATCGTTATCAGTAAAGGTCTCACTCTGCTCCCCACCAACCTCCGGCACGATGGCTGCCCCGGCGTCCTCCTCTTTGACTTGCCCTTGTGTGCTTGATCGGTGAGGCAGGGctctctccacactccctgagctcCCTGCTGCACGGAGGGCAGAGGCTGTAGGGCTTTCCTGCCAGCTACAAGGGAGAGGGCCATCGAGGTGGTCGTGGTTCACCTCCTGCCgggctttctcctgctcttggTGGGTCGATCCTGAATACTGGGCAGGATGGCAGTGTTTCGACTGGTGATTCACCTCGGGCACCGCAGGTATCTTGACCTTCCTCGGGCGATCCTGGGGTCGGCAGTCTGCTCGGAGCCCAGGGCGTGTGTAACCCAGCTGcctgtgctccttccctccagtaCAACTCTCTGGACGGCCCATCGAGTTCTCCTCTGCTGAAGGGAGACAGCAGCTCCCACTGGGTTTGATGCTCCCCTGAGAACCCTCCCCCAGTGGGTCAGCACCCTTGGCTCCGGTTGGATTGAGACACTGTGACACCTGTGCTGCCCTGCTGTGCCTCTCCATCCTCAGGGTCTTGAGCCGGGGGTTCTGAGAGCCGTGTTGCTTGACTGAGGGGAGGTCTCTGGGAGGCAACCTGGAGAAAGGATTGTCAATTCTTCTCTTGTGGACATGCGCAGTCGGGGTATCGACCTGTGCTGTTTGCTCCCAGGACTGCTCCCTCTTGCTCCTTCTGGCCTTCAGAGCTTCCTTTGCGCTGGGCCCCCCTGCCAGCCTGGGCAGACCCTCCGCGGAGTGGGTCTGAAGTGATCCCCTGCGCTTCAGCCGAGCCGACCTGACCCGCTGCTGATGCTGCTGTGCTCCGGCCGGCACCTTACGCGGGCTGCCCCTCGAGCGATGCCTCCGCTTACGGGCCAACAACTCAGCTGAGCTGCCGCGACATGCCGCGGGGTTCTCCCTCGCCAGCTTCTTCATCAGCAGAGTGTGCCTGATGAGGTTGTCCACTGTGAGCCCGGGGTTGATGCGTTTGATGATTTGGAGCTCGACGTCTCGAGGAATGTCCCCCAGGCTGTTCTCATCGATAACAGGCCACTCCTCTGGAGGGAATTGGGCCGAGAAGGTCCCATACTCTCTCTTAGAACTTTCCTTCTTTGTGTTTCGGCGGAACAGGCCAAGTCCAAACTTTCGGATGGGGTTTCCTTTCTCTTTGGACCTGCTTGGCTCGGCACCCTGGGGACCTGCCGTGGAGGTAGCCCGGTGCTGGACGGAGGGCTTGGGCTCCCTGCAGCTCCCCCTGTCTTGGGCGTCCAGCTTCTGTGCATTGAAGCAGCAGCAGGATTCGCAGAGAGCCACTCCAGGGAGGGCTTTCCCCCTCAGTGTGTCCTCGCAGCTCTCCACACTCACCAGGTaggtgacaggaggcagtgggggCACCTGGTCCCCACTCAGCATCCAGGAGCGGTTCTGCTTCCCCGCGTTCCCAGTAatgaagtatgtgtgtgaggtgaCGATGAAGTACCCTTCCTCAGTGTGATAAACCTTCCTGTCCCGGATCAGGCTGCCCAGAGCATTATGAAGGATTTCCTGGGAAGGCGATGCTATACCTACAAGGTAAATGAACGTATTCATTGACTTGGTTCATAGGACAACCGCTGAGAGGAGACGGGAGAGTAGGTAGCTGAGGAGGAGCTGTGAGAACTTGCGGAAAGGGTGAAGAAGTGGGCAGAGGAGGGATCTGGAAAAAAGACTAGAGGAGAGAAAGAAGGCCAGGAGTTCAACAGGGTACATCAGGAGCTCTAGCTCTAGGGGTTTCCTAGTGACGTTCATCACTGTAAGTCATAGATCTGTGAACCCCCAACAACATGGATGGCTTTCACGGTACTCATCAGACAGGTGTCAAAGGGAAGGGAGCACAGCTAGATTTCCTGGAAAGGTGATGCTATCCGTCAGACAATAACACAGTGAGTGAAGGAGGTCCAAACAGCAGTGAAGGGAGACGAGGCTCCTTGAAATGCATAAGGTTATCCTGCAGAATAATGGTTGGAAAAGAGCGGTAGAAGTCCGGCTTGGAAGGTGAAAGGTTAATCAAAGTGTGTGAAATTTGAGATGTCAGATACTAAATAGCATGGCTTAAAGTTACCTGGATAGCATTTGACCAAATAATCCATCAAGGCTTCCTGGGTCACTGTAACATGACTCTCGTTCATCTCAGAGATAACGCAGCAAAGAACTTCTGTCAGGGGTACAAACTGCGACTGAGCAATCGGCATCATTGGTATTGGAGACACATCACCTGCAACAAAAGGTTAAAGTTTAAAGTTATTTAAAAAAGACAAGATTCTTCCTCCCCAAACTTAAGGCTTATATATGAGTGAGAGAGCGACAGAAAGAgagaacgtgggaggaaatcagagcacccggaggaaacccatgcattcaaggggagaacatgcaaacttcttacagacagcagctggaattgaacccaggtcgctgacgCTATAAACTTTACACTGACCCCTACACAGCGCGCCACCCCAATTCACAACATAAAAGGAGGCCATTGTAGTTGTGTTGGTTGAACAGGAGCCAGCCAGCTGAATCACACCTTCCAGAACATGATTCACAGTCCAACGGGTCACATCTACCCCCGACCATATCCAAATTAAGTTTCAATGTGACAAGGGCTTCTGCTACCTTTGCCCTTTCAAGGAGTGACTTCCAGTTTAAATATTTTTTCTTTGTCTCCTTTCTAATACTTCTACCAATTATTTTAAATGCCTGCTGTTTCTTCGATTCTATATCTGAGAGAAACGGGTCCTTCCTATCTGCTATATTTAGCCCCTCATTATTTTACATtttgtgccgtgttgtatgacgtgggcaatcatagtctttgaccatgatgttcttggcaaatttttccacagaagtggtttgccattgccttcttctaggcaatgtctttacaagacaggtgaccccagccattatcaaaactcttcagagaatgtttgcctggtgtcagtgtttgtataaccagggcttgtgatatgtaccggctgctcatacaacaATCCTCCaactgcttccatggcttcacataaACTTAATCCCTCCCCGCTCCGCTACAAGGTGCTCCACCTTGCCCAGGGGAGATGACTTTTAGGCtaggagagggaaggagcaccttacacctcctttggtagagacgtatctccaccccatcacccaagCCCCCTTGTATTTGACATTTTGACTCTGGGAAAACGTCAGCCTTCtgtaatatattttattattggcTAATTTAGTTATAATAATATTACTTTATCCATCGTGTGTGAGttagttatatgtactgtgtttgcaCCTTGgttcagaggaatgttgtttcatttagtgGTATACATgcatatgattgaatgacaataaatctgaACTTGAAGATTCTGGAGAgattccagaagattggaaaacCACAGATGTAATACACTATTCAAGGAAGCAAAGAGATGGAAAGTGGGGGTCTGAACATCTGCCATTGAGAAAAGACTGGATTCCACTATTAAGGTGGAGATAATAGGATATTTATAAAATCATAAAGGAATTAAGAGACATGATATCCGATTAACTTGTTACATTGAGGGAAATAAGGTGAATAAAGGACACTTAATATAtatgtggtatatttgaatttCCAGGAAGCAATCAATGAGCTGCCAAAGAAAGATTACTGCACAAATGTATGTGTACAGAAGGTTAGGGATAATGGTATGGATATAGGTTTGGCTACCTCACAGAGAACAGTAAGGATAAATGGCTTCTTTTAACTTTAGTAACGGTGGAGTGCCGTAGGGGCTTCAACTCAATATTACTGACAAAGATGAAGTGAGCACGCTTGGTGTAatgaaatttgctgacaacacataGATATGTGACTTGTGAGGGGGACACAAGGAGCCTGTGAAGCAATACAGCAGATAGGCAAGAAGTTAGTGGAAGGAGTACAATGTGGAGAAATGCAAGTTGAACGgagtaatgtaaaagcaaaattaAATGGAATGAGGCTTCAAAATATTCTAGTGTCTGGGGGCCCTAGTGAATGAAACACAAAGGGCTGGCATGCAGATACAtcaagtaaataaatagataagttttatttgtcacatgtacacagagacatacagtgaaatgcgttgtttggaTCAAGTCAAATCTGCAAGGATTGTGCTAGGCAGCCCGCAAGCGTCGCTGCGTTTCTGGGGCCGACAAAGCACGCCCGCAACTCACTTTTCCTCGCTGTatgtctgtggaatgtgggaggaaaccggagcaccaggaggaaacccatgtggtcacggggagaaggtacaaaatccttacagcagtcagaattgaaccccaatcttatggctggtgctgtaatagcacttCCCTGCCCGCATACAAGGAAGGCTAATATATTGCTGACATTTGTTGCAAAGACTACGGACTATAAAAGCAGGAAAGATTTGATGAAAAGTTATGAGGCACCAGATGAAATGCACCTTGGAGTGCTGTATGCAGGTTCTGGTCTTCATAGCTGAGAATATCCTTTCACTGGAAGTGCAAGAGAGGAAGTTCACCGGTTGGATCCCTGAAATGAAGGGGTTGACGTAAGAAAGTCTGAACGGGTTGGGTCTGCAACTGTGGAGGAAAAttctattgaaacatacaagattccAAATGGGACTGATTGGATGAATGCTCGGGGGATCTTAACGAAAATTGCAAGGCATTTTCTAAGTATAGTAAGCTCGATATGGTAATAGGGAAGAAGAAGGGCCTGTTAGGGACTTAACAGGAAGCTGTGTGTGGATCAAGAGGATATGAATGAGGCCTTTGATCTGTATTTACCGAGGAGAAAAACATTGTAGTTGCAAattacatgggggggggggggcggggaggggagaAACAGTGATATTCTAGAGGATGCTCTAATTAAGTTCGAGGAAATATTGTTTTCTTGCTTATTATTGGGCTTAAAGGTGACGAGATGCATCCCAAGCTGCAATGGAATGTAAGAGACAAAATTGCTGGGGCACTGATGATTTTTAAAACGTCACTGGTAAATGCGGTATCTTTATTCAGAAGGTTAGCAGGGTAACTACAGAGCAGTAGGGTTCTTATAAGTCATGAGGCTAATATCAGTATTAGGGAAGCTGTTGAACACTATTCTGTGGACAGGATTAATCCATACTTAGAAAGGCAGGGACTTACCATGGAAAGTCAGCAGAGGTTTGTTGGTGGGAGAGCCTGTCCGATTAACTTGAGTTTATTTAAAGTAATAAAATATATCAATGAGGACAGTACAATTCACATAGTCCGCATGGACTTCCATAGGTTCATAATAAGATCTCACATGAAAGACCGGTCCCAAATGATTTAAGAATCTGGCGTAGCACTTGAATCAGAAATAC
This window encodes:
- the stox1 gene encoding storkhead-box protein 1, translated to MLVELTRSSLALVLGAGDAASGTEPDLSRDGQQLFAELKAENGRSVWNDRLVHAVSELQLLGWLHCGVLLLGGRVSHLEVLREAWIRRALRPPRGFRIRAVGDVSPIPMMPIAQSQFVPLTEVLCCVISEMNESHVTVTQEALMDYLVKCYPGIASPSQEILHNALGSLIRDRKVYHTEEGYFIVTSHTYFITGNAGKQNRSWMLSGDQVPPLPPVTYLVSVESCEDTLRGKALPGVALCESCCCFNAQKLDAQDRGSCREPKPSVQHRATSTAGPQGAEPSRSKEKGNPIRKFGLGLFRRNTKKESSKREYGTFSAQFPPEEWPVIDENSLGDIPRDVELQIIKRINPGLTVDNLIRHTLLMKKLARENPAACRGSSAELLARKRRHRSRGSPRKVPAGAQQHQQRVRSARLKRRGSLQTHSAEGLPRLAGGPSAKEALKARRSKREQSWEQTAQVDTPTAHVHKRRIDNPFSRLPPRDLPSVKQHGSQNPRLKTLRMERHSRAAQVSQCLNPTGAKGADPLGEGSQGSIKPSGSCCLPSAEENSMGRPESCTGGKEHRQLGYTRPGLRADCRPQDRPRKVKIPAVPEVNHQSKHCHPAQYSGSTHQEQEKARQEVNHDHLDGPLPCSWQESPTASALRAAGSSGSVERALPHRSSTQGQVKEEDAGAAIVPEVGGEQSETFTDNDETLYQGELDEDDACSSLYLNDDDDEITQLSSPPLALSFVSQTDWQQPDLEGSSAGLSNEDWALTRILLDEPQTANSKFCTQQPTGWLEGSNGSLGPSKPWSENEPYAQMHNHRLTSQLGYDHLEEAEHPGGHRGLTSSVFNYCDAAGADSEPETLPNPPREGDGNPDGHKLWAVHRGIKTQLTAVDPEVEFVPHSHNVALSQTSQEEHSHLEMLENKSITGDSGIDSPRTRVSLASNNSIVLSNLKRQSLMLNFGTLSNSGRSGVLSQHPLLQLTPVMNV